The nucleotide sequence CGCCATTTCGGTTTTCACCTGCAGCCGGGATACCGCAATGTCGATAGGGTAATGCGCCTGCGCCTGCAACACGCCGACATGGGCGCGTTGCGACTGCAACAGGTCTACCACGTCTTCGTCTTCCGCAATCAGGCACTCGAACTCCACATCAGGAAAACGCTCGGCGAAGCGCTGCAACACCGGGTGATAGTGGCGGCACTGCCAGGTGTCCGACAGCACGAAAGTCAGCCGCGGCTCCACCTTGTCCGCCAGCCGGATCGCCAGCTCGTCCAGCGCCTCGCTGGCGGAGAGAATCGCTTTGACGTGGCTGAGCACCTTGCGCCCTTCGTCGCTCAGCACCGGTTGATGACCGCGCCTGTCGAACAGCGTCAGCCCCAGGTCCGCTTCCAGATTCGCCACCGCGGTGCTGACGGTGGACTGGCTTTTTTGCAGATGGCGGGCCGCCGCGGAAAAAGAACCGGTATTCACGGTGGCGATAAACGCCAGCAGGGATTCGGGGGAATAACGCATCGCTATCTCTATCGTTTTTTTAGATGGAAACTAATTTAACACTATTGGTTATTTCGATGAGAATGGCAACCCGCGATCGCACCCATGCCGGCAGAAGGAGGAAAATATGCAACCGCAAATCCAGCAGAAAGCGCGCCATGAACACAAAACATTCCGTGAGCGGATAGCGCATGCCATCGGCTTCGAGGTCATGGCGCTACTGATTTGCGCCCCAGTAGGCGCCTGGGTGCTCGGGCGCTCCATCTTGCAGGTTGGCGCGCTGTCGATCATGCTGTCCAGCGTGGCGATGGTTTGGAACGTGGCGTACAACGGCCTGTTTGATCGCCTGTGGCCGGTCAGCCGTATCAGACGCGGCTTGTGGGTGCGGATGGGGCACGCGCTGGGTTTCGAGGGCGGCTTTATCCTGATTGGTTTGCCGCTGGCGGCGTGGATGCTGAATATCACCCTGTGGCAGGCGCTGATGGTGGAGATTGGCTTCTTCCTGTTCTTCCTGCCGTATACCATGACCTACAACTGGCTGTACGACCTGCTGCGCGAACGGCTGTTGGCGACCGCCCGAATCAGCGCGTCGTAAGGTTCCCGCGCCGGGCGGCTTTCAAAACGAATATGCCCGACGCCGTCGATCAGCCGCGCCCAGTGCGCGTCAATGGCGGCAAGATGGGCGAGAGCCTGGGGTTCGTCGAACGGGAGCGGCGATGGCGTCATCCGGTGGCATCCTTCTTGTTCTGTTTCAGATAATTATCGTGTCGCCTAAAACAAGGCGGGCAACTTGCTCATTGACCGCGTACACTCAATGATACTGGTTGTTTAGACAGGGGGCTGCATGAATTTCGAACTGTTTGCCGATGAGCCGCCGGAACGCCGGAATGACACGCTGGCGCCCGGCGCCATGCTGTTGCGCGGTTTCGCCTGGCAACAGGCCGGTGAACTGCTGGCCGCGCTGGAACAGGTGACGCAGCGCTCGCCGTTTCGTCACATGGTGACGCCGGGCGGGCATACCATGTCGGTGGCGATGAGCAATTGCGGGCCGCTGGGCTGGGTGAGCGACCAACAGGGGTATCGCTACAGCACTCAGGATCCGCTGACCGGCCAGCCGTGGCCCGCTATGCCCGCGGCCTTCCGGCGGCTGTCGCAGGCGGCGGCCAGTGCCGCCGGATACCCCGGTTTTACGCCGGATGCCTGCCTGATCAACCGGTACGCGGTGGGAGCCAAACTGTCGTTGCATCAGGACCGGGATGAGCAGGACTTGCGCCAGCCGATCGTCTCCGTCTCGCTGGGGTTAAGCGCGGTGTTTCTGTTTGGCGGGGAAAAACGCAGCGACCCGTGCCGGCGGTTGGCGCTGATGCATGGCGATGTCGTGGTGTGGGGCGGCCCGTCACGGCTGTATTACCACGCCATTTTGCCGCTCAAAAACGGACCGCTGCCGGCGGAAATGTCGGATGCGGTTCGCTTTAATCTGACGTTTCGTAAAGGGTGAAAGTCCCCCACGAGTGGGGGACGAAGGGCATTATTTTTTGGTGAAGTGGAGGTAATCGAGGGCGTTTTCTCCCGCCATGCGGCCTGAGTTGAGCGCAAAGCCGAAGGTGCCGCCGCCCAGCAGCAAGTCGTAAGTGTCGCCGTACATGCCGGCGGCGTCGTTACCGGTGACGTACAGCCCCGGCACCGCATTGCCTGCCGGCGATACCGCTTCCATCTTCTCGTTGATCTTCACGCCGCCCAATGTGCCGAGCGCGGCCGGCAGCATTTTCACCGCGTAGAACGGGCCGGTTTTCATCGGGCGCAGGTAATCCATATTCTTGTTGAACACCTCGTCCCGTTTCTGTGCGGCGAAGCGGTTGTTTTCATCAACGGTGTGTTTCAACACGCTGGCGTCGACGCCCATCTGTTTCGCCAGCTCGTCCAGCGTTGCGGCTTTGAACACAAAGCCCCGATTTTTCTGGCTCTCTTTGGTGAACTCGTCATCGAATTTCACCAGCTTGGTGTTGGCGATCACCCATTCGCCGATCGGTACGTCGATGCCGTCGTTGACGAAGTGCTTGCGGGCATCTTCGTCAAACACCGAATACATCACCCCGCCGGCTTTGGCCAGTGCGTTGCCGGCGTGCGGCCAGATAATGACGATGGATTCATCGGTAAAGCGGTGTCCGGTCTTGTCCACCCACAGATACGGCTGGCGGGCGGCGGCCAGCAACTGGGAGTTGGGCGCGTAGTCCGGCAGACCGGGACGGTAGGACTGTACTACCCCCATGCCTTCTTCTTTGGCCCCGGCTTTCCACGCCATTTTGATGCCGTCGCCGTCTTTACCGACGTTGCCCACCATGATGGTGTCCGGCACCGCCACGTATTTCTGCAGCATCTCTTTGTTGTTGGCGTAGCCGCCGGTGGCTACGATCACCGCTTTAGCGTCTATCTGGAACGGTTTGCCGTCGCTGCCTTCGGCGATCACCCCGGCGACTTTGCCGTCCTTCATCACCAGATCTTTACCGGCGGTTTTCACCAGCGTAGTGACCTTCATGGTTTTGAACTGTTCGTGGAAGGTTTTGATCAGGTGGCGACCGTGGCCGGGGCCGTCGATCACGTGCCAGGTCAACATCCCGCCCGGCCCGCCGGGACCGATGTATTCAAACTTGATGCCTTTGGATTTGACCCACTCGATGGTGTCGGCGGAGCGGTTGACGAAGGCGCGCACCACAAACGGGTTCGCCATCCAGTGGCTGTATTCCATGATGGTTTTGAACGCCATGTCCGGCGTCACTACGATGCCCTGGCGTTTCTGCATGGCGCTGTTGGCGGCGAAAATGCCTTCGGCGAAGTTGCCGGTGCCGCCGACCGCGCCCTGTTTTTCCAGCAACACGACGCTGGCGCCTTTCTCGGCCGCGGCCATAGTGGCGGCGGTGCCGGCCGCTCCTGCGCCGATGATCACCACGTCGGCGCTTTTGGGAAGCTCGACCGGTTTGGCCGGTTCGGCGCTTTTAGCCGGTTCGGCCGTGGATTCGGCCGGCCCGGATGCCTGAGCGGATGTGATCCCCAGCACCGAGAGGCATAAAGCCGCAAGGAGTTTTTTTCGGTATTGAGCCATATTATTTTCCTTTTATTTTACGCATGGAATGACGCGCTAAAGACCGGCGCGTCGCCCGGTATTCATTTCGCTTTGGCTTGGGCGTAAGCCGCCTGAGACGCTTCATGCACCGCGCCGCTGGTCATGGTGGCGCCGGAGACGCCATCAACGTTGATGGTCTTTTTCTCGGTCATGGTTTTCGCCAGCTCTTTGGCGGCATCCCCGCCCACTTCCGGGGTTTCGTTGGGCGCATCGATAGTGGCTTTCTGCACCACCCCTTTGGCGTCGACATCCAGAGTGACCGTCACGTCACCGCCGATGCCTTGCCCGGTGGCCGAGTAGGTGCCGGCTTTGAACTGACCTGCGTCTTCGGCGACGGCCGCCCCGGCGATCAACAACAGGCAACCCAATAATTTGATGGAATTTTTCTTCATAACGTGCATTCACTCTGTTGATTAACGAAATATTAATTAATGAACAATGTCAGGCCGCCCAGTCAGGAAGAGGGCGACAGTAATACGTTCCCGTCCTCATGGCCGAGATGACGAAACAGCAGGCAACTCAGCGCCAGGCCGACCCCGAGCAGCGCAAACAGCAGGCTGAACGGGCTGATGTGCAGCCACGGCGACAGATGCGATAGCGCCCGCAGCGCTGGGAAGGTCAGCGCCATGCTCAGCATCACCGCCAGCAGTTGGCTGAGCAGCAGGATGGTGCTGCCGCTGTTGCAGGCGTCGTTTTCCAGGTGGCAGCAGGCGAGCGTGCTTTCCGCCGAGTGCAGCAGCGCCGTCAGCACGCCGAGCAGGCCGGACAGCGCGCCGATGCACGGCAGCGACCGCTGCTGGATGGCGGCGCCGAGCGCCAGCACCGCGAGCGCCGCGAGCAGCGTGGCGGCAATCAGCAACTGGCGATAACCGGCGCGGCGCACCAGCGGCTCAAACAGCAGCTTGGCGAGCAGAGCGCCGGCGGAAAACAGCAGCATGATGATCCCGGCGATAGCCGGCGTCAGGCCCAGCGCAGTCTGGATAACCAGCGAGATCACCACCGGGAGCGACGCCAGCAACAGCCGGGTCAGTACGCCGCCCCACACGCCGACATAAAAGGTGCGAATGCCGAACAGCGAGGCGGGCAGCAGCGCTTCGCGCGCATGGCGATCGCCGCGCAGATACAGCCAGCCGCAGCCGCTGCCCGCCAGCGCAATCAACGTCAACGCCGGTAGCGGCAGCAGGCGTTTAGGGGCGGCGACCAGCAGCAACGCAAACAACAACAGCGCGGCGGTCAGCAGCAGCAGGCTGCGCAGCGGAATACGACGCGACGACGGCGCGACGCCATCGGGAATGGCGTACCCGGTCAGCCACAGACACAACAGCGACAGTGGAATGGGGGCGAGAAAAATCGCGCGCCAGCCTAGCGCATCGGTCAGCAGGCTACCTGCCAGCGGGCCGGTTAGGGTGCCGAGCAGGCCGAGCAGCGTCATGCGGTTAAGAAAGGGCAGTTTTTGCTCGGGCGTGGTAGCGCGTAGCGCCTGAGTGCGGAGCACCGGCAGCAGCAATGCCCCGCCGGCGCCTTGCAGGCAGCGGCAGAGTGCCAGCGTGACGGCCGACGTGGCCTGGTTGCACAGCAGCGCGCCGGCGATAAACGTCAGCAACGCCAACTGGCAGGTGCGCCGTTCCCCCATCCGCTGGCTCAGCCAACTGTTGAGCGGGGTGAACGCCACCACGGCGACGAGGTAAGCCATCACCACCGGTTCCATGCGCAGTACCGGCTCTCGCAGCGTATGCGCCATCGCCGGAACGGCGACATACAGCATGGTGGTATCCAGCGATTGCATAAAGAACGCCACCGATGCCAGCCAGAATAATGCGCGCGAGCCGGCCATGATCAGGCCACCGTCATCTGTCCGGCGTACAGCACGAACAGTCGCAGCAGGAATACACCCAGCAGCGTCAGGCCGGCGGCAATCCGCGGCAGATAGGCGACATGGCGTCGCATCACGGGCTGGCTGCCCGCCGCCAGCGGCGCCAGCATACCGATGCCGATAATACCGATCCAGAACACGCCGCCCCAGAACCCGCTCAGCGCCACCTGCGCCGCCACCGCTTTCTGCCCGCCGCCCAGCAGCAGGCCGACAAAGAAGGCGAACAGCAGGAACAGTTCGACCAGTACCACCGGTTTTTCCAGCGCGTGCAGCAGATGCAGGGTTTGCGGGCAGTCACGATGGCTGCGCGCCGATGCGCCGACCATCATCAGCACCGCGATGCCGGAGGTGACGCCGGACACCAGAAACAGCACCGGCAGCAGCGGGTTATTCAGCAACGGGAAGGATTTCAGCGCCGAAAGCAGAAAGCCGGTATAACAGCCGAGCAGCAACGCCAGCA is from Dickeya dianthicola NCPPB 453 and encodes:
- a CDS encoding LysR family transcriptional regulator, with the protein product MRYSPESLLAFIATVNTGSFSAAARHLQKSQSTVSTAVANLEADLGLTLFDRRGHQPVLSDEGRKVLSHVKAILSASEALDELAIRLADKVEPRLTFVLSDTWQCRHYHPVLQRFAERFPDVEFECLIAEDEDVVDLLQSQRAHVGVLQAQAHYPIDIAVSRLQVKTEMAVYVARSHPLAQHTPVTQEQLATARQLSLHTYSQRERPQSEGTTWSTPSYLMLLEMAEQGFGWSTLPRWLVDEYARNRLVELALPGWPRQIEVDIAWSRPFPPGPAGLWLIDTLLEQRE
- a CDS encoding multidrug/biocide efflux PACE transporter; its protein translation is MQPQIQQKARHEHKTFRERIAHAIGFEVMALLICAPVGAWVLGRSILQVGALSIMLSSVAMVWNVAYNGLFDRLWPVSRIRRGLWVRMGHALGFEGGFILIGLPLAAWMLNITLWQALMVEIGFFLFFLPYTMTYNWLYDLLRERLLATARISAS
- the alkB gene encoding DNA oxidative demethylase AlkB; the protein is MNFELFADEPPERRNDTLAPGAMLLRGFAWQQAGELLAALEQVTQRSPFRHMVTPGGHTMSVAMSNCGPLGWVSDQQGYRYSTQDPLTGQPWPAMPAAFRRLSQAAASAAGYPGFTPDACLINRYAVGAKLSLHQDRDEQDLRQPIVSVSLGLSAVFLFGGEKRSDPCRRLALMHGDVVVWGGPSRLYYHAILPLKNGPLPAEMSDAVRFNLTFRKG
- a CDS encoding FAD-dependent oxidoreductase; the protein is MAQYRKKLLAALCLSVLGITSAQASGPAESTAEPAKSAEPAKPVELPKSADVVIIGAGAAGTAATMAAAEKGASVVLLEKQGAVGGTGNFAEGIFAANSAMQKRQGIVVTPDMAFKTIMEYSHWMANPFVVRAFVNRSADTIEWVKSKGIKFEYIGPGGPGGMLTWHVIDGPGHGRHLIKTFHEQFKTMKVTTLVKTAGKDLVMKDGKVAGVIAEGSDGKPFQIDAKAVIVATGGYANNKEMLQKYVAVPDTIMVGNVGKDGDGIKMAWKAGAKEEGMGVVQSYRPGLPDYAPNSQLLAAARQPYLWVDKTGHRFTDESIVIIWPHAGNALAKAGGVMYSVFDEDARKHFVNDGIDVPIGEWVIANTKLVKFDDEFTKESQKNRGFVFKAATLDELAKQMGVDASVLKHTVDENNRFAAQKRDEVFNKNMDYLRPMKTGPFYAVKMLPAALGTLGGVKINEKMEAVSPAGNAVPGLYVTGNDAAGMYGDTYDLLLGGGTFGFALNSGRMAGENALDYLHFTKK
- a CDS encoding FMN-binding protein: MKKNSIKLLGCLLLIAGAAVAEDAGQFKAGTYSATGQGIGGDVTVTLDVDAKGVVQKATIDAPNETPEVGGDAAKELAKTMTEKKTINVDGVSGATMTSGAVHEASQAAYAQAKAK
- a CDS encoding MFS transporter; amino-acid sequence: MAGSRALFWLASVAFFMQSLDTTMLYVAVPAMAHTLREPVLRMEPVVMAYLVAVVAFTPLNSWLSQRMGERRTCQLALLTFIAGALLCNQATSAVTLALCRCLQGAGGALLLPVLRTQALRATTPEQKLPFLNRMTLLGLLGTLTGPLAGSLLTDALGWRAIFLAPIPLSLLCLWLTGYAIPDGVAPSSRRIPLRSLLLLTAALLLFALLLVAAPKRLLPLPALTLIALAGSGCGWLYLRGDRHAREALLPASLFGIRTFYVGVWGGVLTRLLLASLPVVISLVIQTALGLTPAIAGIIMLLFSAGALLAKLLFEPLVRRAGYRQLLIAATLLAALAVLALGAAIQQRSLPCIGALSGLLGVLTALLHSAESTLACCHLENDACNSGSTILLLSQLLAVMLSMALTFPALRALSHLSPWLHISPFSLLFALLGVGLALSCLLFRHLGHEDGNVLLSPSS
- the nrfD gene encoding cytochrome c nitrite reductase subunit NrfD; its protein translation is MHDAFHFQSLVWDWPIAVYLLLVGISSGMMVLTLLFRRYLPAENQHTNPLITATAIVAPLSVVVGLVILIFHLARPVTFWYLMIFYNPSSIMSLGVMLFQVYMLVMFLWLASLYQQPLLAWSERHLPGALHGLLNRVIALVSRGMRPVENGLLVLALLLGCYTGFLLSALKSFPLLNNPLLPVLFLVSGVTSGIAVLMMVGASARSHRDCPQTLHLLHALEKPVVLVELFLLFAFFVGLLLGGGQKAVAAQVALSGFWGGVFWIGIIGIGMLAPLAAGSQPVMRRHVAYLPRIAAGLTLLGVFLLRLFVLYAGQMTVA